In Citrobacter sp. RHB25-C09, the following proteins share a genomic window:
- the bdcA gene encoding SDR family oxidoreductase, with amino-acid sequence MAALQKKSVLVMGGSRGIGASIVRRFKADGASVIFSYAGSPEAAEQLAKETGSTAVLTDSADRDAVIKLVRDSGPLDVLVVNAGIALFGDALEQDSDAVDRLFRINIHAPYHAAVEAARQMPEGGRIIVIGSVNGDRMPIPGMASYAVSKSALQGLARGLARDFGPRGITVNVVQPGPIDTDANPESGPMKELMHSFMAIKRHGRPEEVAGMVAWLAGPEASFVTGAMHTIDGAFGA; translated from the coding sequence ATGGCTGCATTACAAAAGAAATCTGTACTGGTCATGGGTGGAAGTCGTGGAATTGGCGCGTCGATCGTTCGGCGTTTTAAGGCTGATGGCGCATCGGTCATTTTCAGCTACGCCGGTTCACCCGAGGCCGCAGAACAACTGGCGAAAGAAACCGGAAGTACCGCTGTGCTCACGGACAGTGCCGACCGTGATGCGGTGATAAAACTGGTGCGTGACAGCGGACCTTTGGATGTTCTGGTCGTTAACGCGGGTATCGCTCTCTTCGGCGACGCGCTGGAACAAGACAGCGACGCTGTCGACCGTTTATTCCGTATCAACATTCATGCACCCTACCATGCCGCCGTTGAAGCAGCACGTCAGATGCCGGAAGGTGGTCGTATTATTGTGATTGGTTCCGTGAATGGCGATCGTATGCCGATACCGGGAATGGCGTCATATGCCGTGAGTAAATCAGCCTTACAGGGTCTGGCGCGCGGCTTAGCGCGTGACTTTGGTCCTCGGGGAATTACCGTCAACGTTGTTCAACCTGGCCCTATCGACACCGATGCCAACCCGGAATCAGGCCCGATGAAGGAACTGATGCACAGCTTTATGGCTATTAAGCGCCATGGCAGACCTGAAGAAGTTGCGGGGATGGTGGCATGGCTGGCGGGCCCGGAAGCCTCTTTTGTAACCGGTGCGATGCACACGATTGATGGCGCGTTTGGCGCCTGA